The sequence below is a genomic window from Oncorhynchus nerka isolate Pitt River linkage group LG7, Oner_Uvic_2.0, whole genome shotgun sequence.
CATTCACGATGAatggagttagccctgagttagcctgccctggAGCAAATTAGTTCTGAAGGCGTTGTTTCCATAgaaatgtacctggctaaaaGGTGTGCCACTTTTGTGGCGTCAGTTATCCCGAGTTGAACTCAGAGTTGACTAAAGTTATCTTGGTAACTCCTCAAACTTGTTTCGTAGTATACCCCTCTGATATAGTTTACTGTAAGCCTGGAAATGGGGTCTAAAGTGTAATTAACTGTAGGTGTCCAGACAAAGCCTGGATTTTAAATTCATCCAAGGCCCCTTACGGCACCATGACAAGACCTTTAAACCTACCTACCATAAATAACAGATTGGTGCCAAGCAacttcatggtctctctctcaaagAGTCCATTATCAAATCAAGGGTAATGAGGCTTTAAAATATTCATACAGCTCACTAGACAATAAAACACTATTCTTTTTGTGATTTTAAATTAAATAAGTtcattaaatatattttaaaggCAACAAGCCAGTTGTGCATGTAACTTCTGTCATTTGTTTACATTAAGTTTAGATGTGGCTAGCCCATAGCCAAGGGAAGTaggctgcagcaccccctgataaATCAGGAGTTGAGTTCCGAGGGAGACAATGGGGCGAGGGTGAGTGGCGTCTAGTGCCAGTGGGGTGAGCAGTATTCCAGTAGCTCTGGAGGTGAATTGCGTGAGAGTGAGGATGAATTGTGTAGGGAGGAAGGTGTGGAGAAGGCTTCTGTGTCCGAACCTCGCAATGGAGGTCATGAAGGAGTGACATGTTTGGAGAAAGTGGACCCCTGCCTTCTGGCTGATCCATGTGTGGTGTCTGGTTGGGTGGAGAAGAGATTGGGAACTGTTTATGCCGTCCAGAGAGAGCAGGCGCTCCGCATCACGCGACTAGGGACAAGAACTGTGAATTACtttgctctctggagcaggtCGCTGTTGAAAGTAGTGATAACAGGGGTGGCATTAAGTGCTGAGGAGGGTGAACTGAAATGGAAGATTCCCGGTGTCTGGGACCCCCATTTGGTGTGACGCAGACCCGGTGGAGAGCGTGGTGAAACAGAGAAGACACTGTCTGTTCTGCTGagttttgatgacagcttttgtcCCGAACCAATTACAGTGTTTTAAATGCCAAGCTTATagtcatgttgcagcagtgtgtatgagggagattcctagatgtgagaagtgtgcaggagggtatgagacaaaggaatgtgtagtatcagtggaaaaagttgtgtgtgttaactgtagggGTACCCATGGTCCTGGAGATCAGACGTGTCTGGTGAGAGAATGACAGGTTGAGGTTGCCAGGATCAGGGTAGTGCAGAAGGTGTCGTATGCTGAGGTAGTGaagagagtagtagaggaagatgggtccagggTGAGAGGATCCCTGTGAGTAAGCCAAGGCCAATAGAGAATGATAGGAATAATGTGCTTCAGTAAGGTTGGTTTGTTAGCTTTAATAGCCTTAGTTTTCAGCTGTACCGCAAAAATGGAACATAAATCACAGAAAGTTGCCGAGAATGACTTGGGTGTACAAGATTTTACTGCAGAAGATTTACAAGATGTGTTGAACGATAGTGTCCCATCCTCCCAGGCTGTTGGCATGCTGTAGTATCAGATAGGACTAAGTAGTggaatagtggtgaggttttaatgggtgtagggttagtcgGTAGGGCAATTTTTCTTCCCCtttcctcttcccttccctttttGTGTCACAGTGTTATTTTTTCTATAGTTTGCCACCcttacagtaggtggcggcatgcacctTTAACGCTTGTTTGCAGACGCCATAATACCATAGAAGAAGAAGGTGAGCCTGTGCTTTTTGGCTGTAATGCCTATGGATTTGAAATAACGTtttatgtcacatgcgccgaatacaacaccttacggtgaaatgcttacctatAAGCCCTTTAAACAACATTGCAGGTTAAGAAAAATAAAGAGTTTAGAAAATATATAttactaaataataataaaatgaaaaaagtaacaataaaataacaataacaggactatatactgggggtaccggtaccaagtcaatgtgtgggggtatagGTCAGTTGaaataattgaggtaatatgtacatgtaggtaggggtaaagtgactatgcattgataataaacagcgagaagcagcagcgtaaaaaaggggtgggggggtcaatgcaaatagtccgggtagccatttgattacctgttcagcagtcttatggctttggggtagaagcttttGGATCTaaacttggcgctctggtaccgcttgtcgtgccatagcagagagaaaagtatatgactagggtggctggagtctttgaacatTTTTAGGGGCTTccgctgacaccgcctggtatagaggtcctggatggcaggaagcttggccccagtgatgtacgcactaccctctgtagctcctTGCAGTCGGATGCAGAGTAGTTGCCATATCAGGAGGTGATGCAACCAGGAGGTGATGCTCTcattggtgcagctgtataactttttgaggatctgaggactcacACCAAATCTTCCTCTGCTTTTGCAAATAGCCTTTGAAGTTCCTATTTCATCAGTAACCATTTTTTTTACGTCATGGTGCAGAGGGGAGGTTTTGGGTTATTGTTAAAATACCTAGTCACCATGAGAGTCTCCAGAGTTACTGGTCAGTTAAGAGATATATTTTGACGGGGGATAAAtctcgttctgtctctgttcctcaccTGTCTTTCAGATGCTTCACCTGACAACAGGACGTGTGGGGTGCTTGCTTTCCAAGCAAGCGGTGGTGGCACTGACAAGCAGTGGTGCAAGGATGTCAAGCCATGGCCACCACGGTACTATTCTTTGATCAGCTCATTTATTGCATTTACACATTTTCCCATGGTGCAGAGCAAAAAATACACCGTTTTATAattctattctacacattttgtcatgaggcTAAGAGAAAATGTTACCATTTTAAaggacatttcctgcaattctacactttTTGTCATGGACcagatgtttttttttcattGGCGTTTAATAGCTCATCTCAacatttgtccacattttgtcatGAATTTTGCAGctttaaagcttatttcctgcaattctacacatttagcTATCATATGCTATCTGGAGGCCCCCAGTCCTCCAGTGGGGCCAGAACTCCCCCAAAAAAGGAATATGGGGGCCCCGTGGCACGTGCCTTGCGTCGCTGTTTCGTAATCCGTCCCTGCTTTACCACCCAGTGTAGTCTTCTTCTCTTGAGGTCCATTATCTCACGTCAGATAGCATGATGGCCGTCTGCACTGATCTGGTTTTGTTGAGGGACAAGCACCACGTAGGAGTGACACCATCTGACGTAAGACAATGCTCTGAGGTCTATAAACCTCTAAACTAGAGGTTGACTGATTAATTGGaatgaccgattaattagggccgatttcaagtttccattacaatcggaaatctgtatttttggacaccgatttttttttttacacatttatttaatctttatttaactaggcaagtcagttaagaacaacattcttattttcaatgacggcctaggaacggtgggttaactgccttgttcaggggcagaacaacagatttttaccttgtcagctcaggggattcaatcttgcaaccttacagttaactagtccaaccacctgaatacattgcactccacgaggagactgcctgttgcgcggatgcagtaagccaaggtaagttgctagctagcattaaacttatcttataaaaaacaaacaatcaatcataatcactaggtaactacacatagttgatgatattacattatattagtttatctagcgtgtcctgcgttgcatataatcgttGTGGTGcttatcgttgctccaatgtgtactaaccataaacatcaatgcctttcttaaaatcaatacatttttaaacctgcatatttagctaaaagaaatccaggttagcaggcaatattaaccaggtgaaattgtgtcacttctcttgcgttcattgcacgcagagtcagtgtatatgcaacagtttgggccgcctaatttaccagaattttacgtaattatgacataacattgaatagttgtgcaatgtaacaggaatatttagacttgtggatgccaccccttagataaaatacggaacggttccgtatttcactgaaagaataaacgtcttgttttcgagatgatagtttccggattcgaccatattaatgatctaaggctcgtatttctgtgtgttatcatgttataactaagtctatgatttgataaagcagtctgactgagcgatggtaggcagcagcaggctcgtaagcattcattcaaacagcacttttgtgtgtttgccagcagctgtttatgacttcaagcctatcaactcccgagatgaggctggtgtaaccgatgtgaaatggctagctagttagcggggtgcgcgctaatagtgtttcaaacgtcactcgctctgagacttggagtggttgtttctcttgctctgcatgggtaacactgcttcgagggtggctgttgtcgttgtgttcctggttcgagcccagggaggagagaggagagggacgaaaCCTATACTGTTACACGGGCAATACTAaggtgcctataagaacatccaatagtcaaaggttaatgaaatacaaatggtatagagagaaatagtactataattcctataataactacaacctaaaacttcttacctgggattattgaaaactcatgttaaaaggaaccaccagttttcatatgttctcatgttctgagcaaggaacttaaacgttagctttcttacatggcacatattgcacttttactttcttctccaacactttgtttttgcattatttaaaccaaattgaacgtttcattatttatttgaggctaaattgattttgatttattatattaagttaaaataagtgttcattcagtattgttgtaattgtcattattacaaataaatgtgtaaaaaatCAGCCGATTAATCGTTATCGTTTTTTTGTCGGTCCCCCAATAATcgttatcggcgttgaaaaatcataatctgtcGACCTCTACTCTAAACCCCACCTTACCACCACTCCCTTTACCTCAACCTCCCCTTCACTTGACTTGTCTCGTGTCCTATATATTCATGTACTGTAGAGGTGTCCGACTCAGTGGACATGTCACAGCCAATGTACAGTGATCGTCTGGACACCCCTCTGCCAGACAGACCATGGAAGGATGTCCTCGATTCTACGGATAAGAGCCTGAAACAGAAGGAGAAGGGTCCCTGGACTGCGCTGTCCAAGGAGGAGAAAATCGCCTGTAAGccactccctctctcattccttctcaTGTCACAGCCTTTAATTCTGCTATTCTTAATATTTATCCTTCTGTATCCCAGTGTACAGGCTGAAGTTCAACCACACCTATCCTGAGATGAAGAGGCCGTCCCATGAGTGGAAGACTGTGATTGGTGGGATGTTCATCTTCTTTGGCATCACTGGTCTGGTGGTCTTTTGGCAGGGCCACTATGGTAAGATTTCTCATGGTTGATTGCTAAAATTGATAGACATCCTAAAGCCATTATCACATGGATGGGCGATTGTTCAGTCCTTAAACTTGCTGTTCTTTTTCTCTTGTGTGTCCCACAGTGTACCCACCCCAACCTCATACCTTTGGTGAGGAGTGGCAGGCTAAGCAGATCCAGAGGATGCTGGATATGCGGATCAACCCAATCGAGGGCTTCTCTGCCCAGTGGGACTACAAGAACAAACAATGGAAGTAAAGGAAGGGAATAGACCACTGCCTGAAGGAGGAATGGTTCGACTTTACACCTTGAGCCTCTGTTCAGCCACCATAACAGCAATCCAGCCATCTGAATCCATTCTCTTACTATTTAATAAATAACTAAAAACTGgttgtttccttctctctccatctgagaAAACAGTATAATATTATGGGCTGCTTGTCCTCAACCTAATTTCTGCTTTAGTGTTCCTGTGGTAGTGTCTAGTTAGGCCGTAAGTGAGTATTGTGAGATGTGCCATTGCCTTGGTGGTCCTGACACATTCAACACTAACAAAGGAATTTCTACTCCAAAATGGTCCACCGTATTCAATGTATAAAACACAACAAAAAGATTAAATCAATCCTTGTACCTTTGTTTTCACTCCCTAAAAATCAGTCCCAAAATTGCAGAGAATATTAGCATTTTCTGTAGAAAACTATTAAAAAGTCTAGGAGTGAAGATGGATGGCTAACAAGTTAACGATCATGTATGGCCGGACGCTCTGAGCAGCTTTACTACAGGCAAGGGACACTATTAAATTAACATTTATGTGGATGTTCTCCTATAGGAACAAGTCATGAATTTTTTAGAGTTTCTTAATGAATGTCTTCTGGCCTTTCCCCTTATCCCTCCCAAAGCACCAAAATAAAATGTCAGTGTCCTCTCCATGTTCCAAATTGGTCGCTGCATGTAATCTAAGACATTAGATTGGAATCGTAAGACATAGAAACAGACTATACACCATGGAGTTCCTTGTTTTTTCtctaaaatcaaatcacattttattggtcacataaaaggattagcagatgttattgcaggtgtatgTAGCAAaatggttgtgtttctagctccaacagtgcagtaatagctaacaatttcacaacacatctaaagtaaaggaattaaGAATACATAAATACTTGGACGAGCAATttcggagcggcatagactaaaatgaagtagaatagaatacagtatatacacatatgagctgaataatgcaaaatatgtaaacatgtaACGCAAAAAAACCGATTACTTACAAAAACACAATGCAAAGACGAAATTTAAGACCGTTTGATGAGACTTTACACCAAATATCGTAACATTTTAAAGTAAATGTTACTCAGCGATGATACCATTTTAATGATTATTTAACCGACTTTAACCCAGTTGCAGCCGATAGTATTTTTCAGTTCCAACACGTTTCTAGCGTCCTTCTACCGTTACACAGGTGTTTGCTGCGCGCTAGCTCTCGAAAACCCAGTTAGCTTTGCCCATGGCTGGCTGTGTGAACTCCAATTCCGACACTGTGTTAGAAAAGACAACAATCATCGCTGTGAAAAGCTTTTTGAAACATATGTGCCTTATCTTCCATATGAGCGAGAAATAATctttcaataaaaaataaaaacacttaCTGTAACATTAGACTTACGCAGAGCCACACGTTGTGTGCCTCCAGTTGACcaactacacccccccccccagatcaaagtctacattgagaccgaagggagcaagggtctttaaattaaagatccaggcagcctctcgttttaacaataaatcgtagaggtcaccccctctcctagggagggtgacatgttcgatgccaatatagcGTAGGGACGAAATAGGGAAATAGAGTGATGTGCTTCCAAAAAGTGGGACGCAACTAGGTAAATTGAGTTTTTGGACCTAATGGTGCTTCGATGCTCCGAGATTCGTACTTTTAATTCGTTATTTGTTTTACCCACattttttaccacaaggacaagttataagataaataactgccttagtggagcacgtgataacacctttgattgggatctgtttccctgtttgggggtgtttgaaggatctacatttataagtatCATTGCATTGAGCAGAGCCATTACACTTGTAGTTTCCATCCAGTTTggggcgcaaatagacgttgtgcagggatatcttggggtggtaaatcagagtttaccaattgAGCTCAGATTTCTGCCTCGCGAGAATATGACCAAGGGAGAGTCCGAAAACACATTACCAATACTATCATCGGATCTtagaatgtgccaatgtttgtgaacgaTTCCTTTAATTTGCtcagagcactttgaatagcgggtagttagaacGCAAGAATGCTTCTTTTTGCGAGACTGACCTTGAAAATGGTCATGTTTTGAATTTGCTCAATGGCAGTATTAATCTGACCATTTTTGTACCCCCTCTCCTTGAATTTTCTTTGCCATTTGTAAATCCACTCACGACTCGTTTTTGTATAGTAACCTAGGTAACCACAGGTTGTTTCCCCCACAGGTGAACAGGGTTGCGACATTCTATCTAATACCGACAGGGTCTATACTACACTgcacaaaaaaataaagggaacactaaaataacacatcctagatctgaatgaatgaaatattcttattaaatacttttttctttacacagttgaatgtgctgacaacaaaatcacacaaacattttcaatggaaatcaaatgtatcaactcatggaggtctggatttggagtcactcaaaattaaagtggaaaaccacactacaggctgatccaactttgatgtaatgtccttaaaacaagtctaaatgaggctcaggagtgtgtgtggcctccacgtgcctgtatgacctccctacaatgcctgggcatgctcctgatgaggtggcggatggtctcctgagggatctcctcccagacctggactaaagcatccgccaactcctggacagtctgtggtgcagactggatggatggatgggtggatggagcgagacatgatgtcccagatgtgctcaattggattcaggtctggggaacgggcgggccagtccatagcatcaatgccttcctcttgcaggaactgctgacacactccagccacatgaggtctagcattgtcttgcattaggaggaacccagggccaaccgcaccagcatatggtctcacaaggggtctgaggatctcatctcggtacctaatggcagtcaggctacctctggtgagcacatggagggaagtgtggccccccaaagaaatgccaccccacaccatgactgacccaccgccaaaccggtcatgctggagggtgttgcaggcagcagaacgttctccacggcgtctccagactctgtcacgtctgtcacatgtgctcagtgtgaacctgctttcatctgtgaagagcacagggcacccgtggcgaatttgccaatcttggtgttctctggcaaatgccaaacgtcctgcacagtgttgggctgtaagcacaacccccacctgtggacgtcgggccctcataccaccctcatggagtctatttctgaccgtttgagcagacacatgcacatttgtggcctgctggaggtcattttgcagggctctgtcagtgctcctcctgcccctccttgcacaaaggcggaggtagcggtcctgctgctgggttgttgccctcctacggcctcctccacgtctcctgatgtactggcctgtctcctggtagcgcctccatgctctggacactacgctgacagacacagcagtgatgttttggtcatgcatttttttttttttttggaaagtaggacgggctcctaaccaattgtgctattttatCGACGACATAGatagtgtaacgaccctgggtttataagcgcggaaatcgactGCTGTTTGAGCAtccttttgcggcacagtcgatagcgcgccggacctcgggctcgaaggtcgagggttcgagacctgctccctgttGTTTCTTTacaataatatacagttggctggtttttccgtgcatcggcaagacagaacagctgcctccggtaagacaaggggtggcagaCTGTGTCTATTTTTCCATTACAGCTGATGCGCGAAATCAAAtactaaggaagtctcaaggttttgctcacctgaggtagagtatctcatgataagctgtagactacactatttaccaagagaattTTCATCTatatgctggcactaagaccacactcaacgagctgtatgaAGCcaaaagcaaacaagaaaatgctagTGACTAGGAACTTTAATGCAGGggaacttaaatccgttttacctcatttttacCAGTATGTTACATGtgcaaaagagagaaaaaaaacttagaccacctttactccacacgcagagacacatacaaagctctcccttgccctccatttggcaaatctgaccataa
It includes:
- the LOC115132135 gene encoding cytochrome c oxidase subunit 4 isoform 2, mitochondrial-like, translating into MLHLTTGRVGCLLSKQAVVALTSSGARMSSHGHHEVSDSVDMSQPMYSDRLDTPLPDRPWKDVLDSTDKSLKQKEKGPWTALSKEEKIALYRLKFNHTYPEMKRPSHEWKTVIGGMFIFFGITGLVVFWQGHYVYPPQPHTFGEEWQAKQIQRMLDMRINPIEGFSAQWDYKNKQWK